Proteins encoded by one window of Chondromyces crocatus:
- a CDS encoding tetratricopeptide repeat protein: protein MRSSNCARTLVASVLLAFAVAAPAPAWAVDSDAQAFFAQGRQLRGENRCAEAILAFRRALDLYPQGLGALRNIAECEEELGQFASARNSWWSLRRAALQSNEPKYEGWEVDAESAYKRLESKVARMTVHLRGEGKEKAELSIDGKPLDPRLLGVEIERDAGPHQLTLTYGGAVPVVRQLELATGAREVITLDIPRPTAAPPPEKPRKPREGEEDRGGSNGMRIAGIAALSVGGVGAVGTVISVILRSSALSEIQEACPDYQRCPTSLEGAESRGRTASTLVNVFGAVAIAGIGAGVPLFILGSRQKSAVSRSDAFSPQLQIGVAPTGGGLAAQLGGRF, encoded by the coding sequence GTGAGATCCAGTAACTGCGCGCGCACCCTCGTGGCCTCGGTGCTGCTGGCTTTTGCCGTCGCCGCACCAGCCCCCGCCTGGGCGGTCGACTCCGACGCGCAGGCGTTCTTCGCGCAAGGGCGCCAGCTCCGCGGTGAGAACCGCTGCGCCGAGGCGATCCTGGCCTTCCGACGCGCGCTGGACCTCTACCCCCAGGGGCTGGGCGCGCTGCGGAACATCGCCGAGTGTGAAGAGGAACTCGGGCAGTTCGCCTCCGCGCGCAACAGCTGGTGGAGCCTGCGGCGCGCGGCGCTCCAGAGCAACGAGCCGAAGTACGAGGGGTGGGAGGTCGACGCGGAGTCGGCGTACAAGCGCCTCGAGAGCAAGGTCGCGCGGATGACGGTGCATCTCCGGGGCGAGGGAAAGGAGAAGGCGGAGCTGTCCATCGACGGCAAGCCGCTCGATCCTCGCCTGCTCGGCGTGGAGATCGAGCGGGACGCAGGGCCGCACCAGCTCACGCTGACCTATGGCGGCGCGGTCCCCGTGGTCCGGCAGCTCGAGCTGGCGACCGGGGCGCGCGAGGTGATCACGCTCGACATCCCCCGGCCGACGGCCGCGCCGCCGCCCGAGAAGCCCAGGAAGCCGCGTGAAGGCGAGGAAGATCGCGGGGGGAGCAACGGCATGCGCATCGCGGGCATCGCAGCGCTGTCGGTGGGTGGTGTCGGTGCCGTCGGGACGGTGATCTCGGTCATTCTCCGCAGCTCCGCGCTGAGCGAGATCCAGGAAGCCTGTCCGGACTACCAACGCTGTCCGACCTCGCTGGAGGGCGCGGAGTCGCGGGGGCGCACGGCGTCCACCCTGGTCAACGTTTTCGGTGCGGTGGCCATCGCGGGGATCGGTGCAGGGGTCCCGCTGTTCATTCTGGGCAGCCGCCAGAAGAGCGCGGTGTCGCGGTCCGATGCATTCTCACCACAGCTTCAGATCGGGGTGGCGCCAACGGGCGGCGGCCTCGCTGCGCAGCTCGGAGGGAGGTTCTGA